A single region of the Streptococcus macedonicus ACA-DC 198 genome encodes:
- a CDS encoding Transcriptional regulator, Cro/CI family encodes METKIQELRKANKISQAELAEALAVTRQTIISLEKGRYNASLELAHKIAKYFGKTIEEIFIFEDEK; translated from the coding sequence ATGGAAACAAAAATCCAAGAACTACGCAAAGCAAATAAAATTAGTCAAGCAGAACTGGCAGAAGCGTTAGCTGTGACAAGGCAGACGATTATCTCACTTGAAAAGGGACGTTATAATGCTTCTTTGGAGTTAGCTCATAAAATCGCTAAATACTTTGGGAAAACAATTGAAGAGATTTTTATTTTTGAAGATGAAAAGTAG